In a genomic window of Mycolicibacterium neoaurum VKM Ac-1815D:
- the cysC gene encoding adenylyl-sulfate kinase — protein MTTRQLLRITTAGSVDDGKSTLIGRLLHDTDSLPLDHLEAVTDAEGVADLAALSDGLRAEREQGITIDVAYRFFSTDTRSYILADTPGHERYTRNMFTGASNAHVAILLVDARAGVLRQTRRHARIAKLLGIKHFVAAVNKIDLVDFDEGRFAEVERELQQVADRLGGADLSVIPIAAKLGDNVVHRSVNTPWFTGPTLLEYLETVELAAPQPDPASLRLPVQWVSRPTAQQRRRYTGRLSAGTLKVGDPVVSLPAGTRSTVTVLDTLDEDRTTAVAPLSVSIELADDIDVGRGDVFVSAAENASLPVLARELDATVCWFLDEPLRAGDRLALKQGTRTVRATVQELHTKLDPETLDEVDGPVELALNDIGSITLRTSSVVVADAYADNRDSGAFILIDEVSNDTVGAGIIAEPREVKPSGHNRSDIKWHPSSLDREYRWGRTGQRGATIWFTGLPASGKSTLAVAVERALVESGRVAYLLDGDNLRHGLSDDLGFSAGDRAENIRRVGHLTRLLADAGVVALASLVSPLRSDRELARTLNDAAKLPFLEVHVATPVAECERRDPKGLYARARAGELKGLTGIDAPYEPPENADLVVDTTGADIDDLVAKVIALLD, from the coding sequence ATGACGACCCGTCAGCTACTGCGCATCACCACCGCCGGATCGGTCGATGACGGCAAGAGCACCTTGATCGGCCGGCTGCTGCATGACACGGACAGCCTACCGCTCGATCACCTCGAAGCCGTGACCGACGCCGAGGGGGTGGCCGATCTGGCCGCGCTGTCCGACGGTCTGCGCGCCGAGCGCGAGCAGGGCATCACCATCGATGTCGCCTACCGGTTCTTCTCGACCGACACCCGCAGCTACATCCTGGCCGATACTCCCGGCCACGAGCGCTACACCCGCAACATGTTCACCGGCGCCTCGAACGCCCACGTGGCCATCCTGCTGGTCGACGCCCGCGCCGGTGTGCTGCGGCAGACCCGCAGGCACGCCCGGATCGCAAAGCTGTTGGGCATCAAGCATTTTGTCGCCGCGGTCAACAAGATCGATCTGGTCGACTTCGACGAGGGCCGATTCGCCGAGGTGGAGCGCGAACTACAGCAGGTGGCCGATCGGCTCGGTGGTGCCGACCTGTCGGTCATCCCCATCGCGGCCAAGCTCGGCGACAACGTCGTGCACCGTTCGGTCAACACACCGTGGTTCACCGGGCCCACCCTGCTGGAGTATCTGGAGACGGTGGAGTTGGCCGCGCCGCAGCCCGATCCGGCCAGTCTGCGGTTACCGGTGCAGTGGGTATCGCGACCCACCGCGCAACAGCGCCGCCGGTACACCGGGCGGTTGTCGGCGGGCACCCTGAAGGTCGGCGATCCGGTCGTGAGCCTGCCGGCAGGCACCCGCTCGACGGTCACGGTGCTGGACACCCTCGATGAGGACCGTACGACGGCCGTTGCGCCGCTGTCGGTCTCGATCGAGCTGGCCGACGATATCGACGTCGGCCGCGGTGACGTGTTCGTCAGCGCCGCCGAGAATGCGTCGCTGCCGGTACTGGCACGTGAGCTGGATGCCACGGTGTGCTGGTTCCTCGACGAGCCGCTGCGCGCCGGCGACCGACTGGCGCTCAAGCAGGGCACCCGCACCGTGCGGGCGACCGTGCAGGAACTGCACACCAAGCTCGACCCCGAGACACTCGACGAGGTGGACGGCCCGGTGGAGCTGGCCCTCAACGACATCGGCTCGATCACGCTGCGTACCAGCTCGGTGGTGGTGGCCGATGCCTATGCCGACAACCGGGACAGCGGTGCCTTCATCCTCATCGACGAGGTGTCCAATGACACCGTCGGTGCAGGCATCATCGCAGAGCCTCGCGAGGTCAAGCCCAGCGGACACAACCGCTCCGATATCAAGTGGCACCCGTCCTCGCTGGACCGCGAATACCGCTGGGGCAGAACCGGTCAGCGCGGTGCCACCATCTGGTTCACCGGACTGCCCGCCTCGGGCAAGTCGACACTGGCCGTCGCCGTCGAACGTGCGCTGGTCGAATCGGGGCGGGTGGCCTACCTGCTCGACGGTGACAATCTGCGCCACGGTCTGTCCGACGATCTGGGCTTCTCGGCCGGTGATCGGGCCGAGAACATCCGCCGGGTCGGGCACCTGACGCGGTTGCTCGCCGACGCCGGTGTGGTGGCGCTGGCCTCCCTGGTCTCACCGCTGCGGTCCGACCGCGAACTGGCCCGCACGCTGAACGATGCGGCCAAGCTGCCGTTCCTGGAGGTGCACGTCGCGACCCCGGTCGCCGAGTGCGAGCGCCGCGACCCCAAGGGGCTCTATGCCAGGGCCCGGGCGGGTGAACTGAAGGGGCTCACCGGGATCGACGCACCCTACGAGCCCCCGGAGAACGCGGATCTGGTGGTCGACACCACCGGTGCCGATATCGACGACCTGGTCGCCAAGGTCATCGCACTGCTCGACTGA
- the cysD gene encoding sulfate adenylyltransferase subunit CysD has protein sequence MTSAEGAIERVDELRLLEAEAVHIIREVAAELQRPVLLFSAGKDSIVLLRLAEKAFRPLPLPFPVLHVDTGHNFEEVIEFRDRRTTGAGHKLLVASVQETIDSGRVADPGPGASRNRQQTRTLLDALEAGGFDAAFGGARRDEERARAKERILSFRDEFGQWDPRAQRPEPWSLYNGRIRKGEQVRVFPLSNWTEIDIWRYIELENLELPSIYFAHEREVFERDGILLAVSEYAKPVDGESAAVEWVRYRTVGDLTITGAVRSQATTIDRVIAEISAATVSERGETRADDRTSVAAMEDRKREGYF, from the coding sequence ATGACTTCTGCCGAGGGCGCCATCGAGCGCGTCGACGAGCTGCGGTTGTTGGAGGCCGAGGCCGTGCACATCATCCGCGAGGTGGCTGCCGAGTTGCAGCGCCCGGTGCTGCTGTTCTCCGCGGGCAAGGACTCGATCGTGCTCTTGCGGTTGGCGGAGAAAGCTTTTCGTCCGCTGCCCTTGCCGTTCCCGGTACTGCATGTGGATACCGGGCACAATTTCGAGGAGGTCATCGAGTTCCGCGACCGGCGTACGACCGGAGCCGGACACAAGCTGCTCGTGGCGTCGGTGCAGGAGACCATCGACAGCGGCCGCGTCGCCGATCCGGGGCCCGGTGCCTCACGCAACCGGCAGCAGACCCGCACGCTGCTCGATGCCCTGGAGGCCGGCGGGTTCGATGCCGCATTCGGCGGCGCACGCCGCGATGAGGAACGGGCCCGCGCCAAGGAGCGCATCCTGAGCTTCCGCGACGAGTTCGGGCAGTGGGATCCACGAGCGCAACGGCCCGAGCCGTGGTCGTTGTACAACGGGCGCATCCGCAAGGGCGAGCAGGTACGGGTGTTCCCACTGTCGAACTGGACCGAGATCGACATCTGGCGCTATATCGAGCTGGAAAACCTTGAGCTGCCGTCGATCTACTTCGCCCACGAACGTGAGGTGTTCGAGCGAGACGGCATCCTGCTGGCGGTATCGGAATACGCCAAGCCCGTCGACGGGGAGTCCGCGGCGGTGGAGTGGGTGCGCTACCGCACCGTCGGCGACCTGACCATCACCGGTGCGGTCCGGTCACAGGCCACCACCATCGACCGCGTGATCGCCGAGATCTCGGCGGCCACCGTGTCCGAGCGGGGCGAGACCCGCGCCGACGACCGGACCTCGGTCGCGGCAATGGAAGACCGTAAGCGGGAAGGGTACTTCTGA
- the stf0 gene encoding trehalose 2-sulfotransferase: MAHSKAYLVLASQRSGSTLLVESLRATGVAGEPQEFFQYLPTTSQSPQPRQWFAGVEDESILRLLDPLDEGKPDLAPPAIWRDYIQTVGRTPNGIWGGKLMWNQTPLLLDRAAGLPDRSGTGLLSAIRDVAGSDPVLVHVYRPDVVSQAVSFWRAVQTRVWRGRPDPVRDARAEYHAGAIAHVITMLRAQEEGWRNWFAEEGIEPLDVSYPYLWRNLTTVVGDVLQRLGLDPRLAPEPVLERQADQRSDEWVDRYRADAHREGLPT; encoded by the coding sequence ATGGCCCACTCGAAGGCGTATCTCGTCCTCGCGTCGCAGCGCAGCGGAAGCACTCTGCTCGTCGAATCGCTGCGCGCGACGGGCGTCGCCGGTGAACCGCAGGAGTTCTTCCAATACCTGCCGACCACCAGCCAATCACCGCAGCCGCGGCAGTGGTTCGCCGGAGTCGAGGACGAGTCGATCCTGCGCCTGCTCGATCCCCTCGACGAGGGCAAGCCCGACCTTGCGCCGCCGGCGATCTGGCGTGACTACATCCAGACCGTCGGCCGGACCCCCAACGGGATCTGGGGTGGCAAGCTGATGTGGAATCAGACGCCTTTGCTGCTCGACCGTGCGGCCGGACTGCCCGATCGATCCGGGACCGGCCTGCTGTCGGCCATCCGCGATGTGGCCGGCAGTGATCCGGTGCTGGTACACGTCTACCGCCCGGATGTGGTGTCCCAGGCCGTCTCGTTCTGGCGGGCGGTGCAGACCCGGGTCTGGCGCGGACGCCCCGATCCGGTGCGCGACGCCCGTGCCGAGTACCACGCCGGGGCCATCGCACATGTGATCACCATGCTGCGCGCGCAGGAGGAGGGCTGGCGGAACTGGTTCGCAGAGGAGGGCATCGAACCCCTCGATGTGTCCTATCCCTACCTCTGGCGCAACCTCACCACCGTCGTCGGCGATGTCCTGCAACGGCTGGGACTCGATCCGCGGCTGGCCCCCGAGCCGGTGCTGGAACGTCAGGCCGACCAACGTTCGGACGAGTGGGTGGACCGATATCGCGCCGACGCACACCGGGAAGGGTTGCCGACATGA
- a CDS encoding sulfatase family protein — translation MTEARRENVLIVHWHDLGRYLGVYGHPDVHSPRLDGFAAESILLTHAHATAPLCSPSRGSLFTGRYPQTNGLVGLAHHGWEYRAGVQTLPAILSRSGWHTALFGMQHETSYPSRLGFDEFDVSNSYCEYVVEQATGWLRRPPAEPFLLTAGFFETHRPYPHDRYTPADPAAVDLPDYLPDTPAVRQDLADFYGSITVADAAVGELLDTLAETGLDRSTWVVFMTDHGPALPRAKSTLYEAGTGIAMIVRPPIGSAVPARVYDELFSGVDLVPTLLDLLGLEVPDEVDGISHAEAFAGTGESPRNEVYSTKTYHDSFDPIRAIRTKEFSYIENYASRPLLDLPWDIADSAPGAAVGPQVSGPRPVRELYDLRVDPSESHNLFDGPLPAEIEAVARDLALRLNDWRQQTNDVIPSEFAGTRISERYTQTYKTILEWPALSRSAKATERGIEDTSKSGQ, via the coding sequence GTGACCGAGGCGCGACGCGAGAACGTGTTGATCGTGCACTGGCATGATCTCGGCCGTTATCTCGGGGTGTACGGCCACCCCGACGTACACAGCCCGCGGCTGGACGGGTTTGCCGCCGAGTCCATCCTGCTCACCCACGCCCACGCCACCGCGCCACTGTGCTCGCCTTCGCGTGGCTCCCTGTTCACCGGCCGCTATCCGCAGACCAACGGACTGGTCGGCCTGGCCCACCACGGCTGGGAGTACCGCGCCGGGGTCCAGACCCTGCCCGCCATCCTGTCCCGGTCTGGTTGGCACACCGCGTTGTTCGGTATGCAGCACGAGACGTCGTATCCCTCGCGGCTGGGTTTCGACGAGTTCGACGTCTCCAATTCCTACTGCGAATACGTCGTCGAGCAGGCCACCGGATGGCTGCGGCGCCCGCCGGCCGAACCCTTCCTGCTGACCGCCGGCTTCTTCGAGACGCACCGGCCCTACCCACACGACCGCTACACACCGGCCGACCCTGCTGCCGTCGACCTGCCCGACTATCTGCCCGACACCCCGGCCGTCCGCCAGGATCTCGCGGACTTCTACGGGTCCATCACCGTCGCCGACGCCGCCGTCGGCGAACTGCTGGACACGCTGGCCGAGACCGGTCTGGACCGCAGCACCTGGGTGGTGTTCATGACCGATCACGGTCCTGCCCTGCCCCGGGCCAAATCGACGCTGTACGAGGCAGGTACCGGCATCGCCATGATCGTGCGGCCACCGATCGGGTCCGCGGTGCCTGCCCGGGTGTACGACGAACTGTTCAGCGGTGTCGATCTGGTGCCCACGCTGCTGGACCTGCTTGGCCTCGAGGTGCCCGATGAGGTGGACGGCATCTCGCATGCCGAGGCGTTCGCCGGGACCGGGGAATCACCGCGTAATGAGGTGTATTCGACAAAGACTTATCACGATTCTTTCGATCCGATTCGCGCAATTCGGACGAAGGAATTCTCCTATATCGAGAATTACGCCTCCCGACCACTTCTGGATCTGCCGTGGGATATCGCCGACAGTGCACCCGGCGCCGCCGTCGGACCGCAGGTGAGCGGTCCCCGGCCGGTGCGCGAGCTCTACGACCTGCGCGTCGATCCCAGCGAGTCACACAATCTCTTCGATGGCCCTCTTCCAGCGGAAATCGAAGCCGTGGCACGCGACTTGGCGCTGCGGCTCAACGATTGGCGACAGCAGACCAACGACGTCATCCCGTCCGAATTCGCCGGCACGCGGATCTCGGAGCGCTACACCCAGACATACAAGACCATTCTGGAATGGCCCGCTCTGAGCAGGTCGGCAAAAGCGACCGAACGAGGCATCGAAGACACCTCCAAATCAGGGCAATAG
- a CDS encoding NUDIX hydrolase, giving the protein MTVPYDTALRDRVRANLAAHTRRTVTDPTKRHAAVAVTLVDSRVGEDRVDPAPVEDWIAGRPMPDSLDGRMIDVSGGASFLLCRRASRLNSHAAQWALPGGRLDPGESVIDAALRELHEEVGVELGSDAVLGLLDDYPTRSGYVITPVVLWGGGRLDLAPSPDEVVAVYRVGLHQLQRPDSPRFVTIPESPRPVVQIPLGHDLIHAPTGAVLLQFRWLGLEGRADAVDQLEQPVFAWK; this is encoded by the coding sequence ATGACCGTTCCCTACGACACCGCGCTGCGCGACCGGGTCCGCGCCAACCTCGCAGCCCATACCCGTCGTACCGTCACCGACCCGACCAAGCGGCACGCCGCCGTTGCCGTGACCCTGGTCGACTCCCGCGTCGGCGAGGACCGCGTCGACCCGGCACCCGTCGAGGACTGGATCGCGGGCCGGCCGATGCCGGACAGCCTGGACGGCCGCATGATCGATGTGTCCGGCGGGGCATCGTTTCTGCTGTGCCGACGGGCGTCGCGGCTCAATTCGCATGCCGCACAATGGGCGCTACCCGGCGGTAGGCTCGACCCCGGCGAATCGGTGATCGACGCGGCACTGCGCGAACTGCACGAGGAGGTCGGCGTCGAGCTCGGCAGCGATGCGGTTCTCGGACTGCTCGACGACTACCCGACCCGATCCGGATACGTCATCACCCCGGTGGTGCTGTGGGGTGGCGGCCGACTGGACCTCGCTCCCTCCCCCGACGAGGTCGTCGCCGTCTACCGGGTGGGCCTGCACCAGCTCCAGCGTCCCGACTCCCCGCGATTCGTCACCATCCCTGAGAGCCCTCGGCCGGTGGTGCAGATTCCGTTGGGCCACGACCTGATCCACGCCCCGACCGGCGCAGTCCTGCTGCAGTTTCGGTGGTTGGGCCTGGAAGGCCGCGCCGATGCGGTAGACCAGCTCGAGCAACCGGTCTTCGCCTGGAAATAG
- a CDS encoding phosphatase PAP2 family protein, with protein sequence MTSSQHRLAATSRHRMAVTAAAIVFLVSLGGVLGHWAWMTDADWTVLDPLYRYGSAHPVWVDGWNLLCNVLHPAVFRVLALVWIGYALLRGQYHVALFLTLTVEASALLVLVLKLVIDRPRPSTALVGEMSSSFPSGHALGVAAAVTALLMAGWHQLRRWRTTVVVIGVLSVVAVGVGRVVLNVHHPSDVLAGWALGYLWALAWLPVLRRSEAADETLAASDSDS encoded by the coding sequence GTGACCAGTTCTCAGCACCGCCTGGCGGCCACTTCTCGACACCGCATGGCGGTCACGGCCGCGGCGATCGTGTTCCTGGTGTCGCTCGGCGGTGTCCTGGGCCACTGGGCCTGGATGACGGATGCGGACTGGACGGTGCTGGACCCGCTGTACCGGTATGGATCGGCCCATCCGGTGTGGGTGGACGGCTGGAATCTGCTCTGCAATGTGCTGCATCCGGCCGTGTTCCGGGTGCTCGCGCTGGTCTGGATCGGGTATGCGCTGCTGCGCGGCCAGTACCACGTCGCCCTCTTCCTCACCCTCACCGTCGAGGCGTCCGCTCTGCTGGTGCTGGTGCTGAAATTGGTGATCGACAGGCCGCGCCCGAGCACCGCGCTCGTCGGCGAGATGTCCTCGTCGTTCCCGTCGGGGCACGCACTGGGTGTCGCTGCCGCGGTGACCGCGCTGCTCATGGCCGGCTGGCATCAGCTGCGGCGTTGGCGGACAACGGTTGTGGTGATCGGTGTGTTGAGCGTGGTCGCGGTCGGCGTCGGCCGGGTGGTGCTCAACGTGCACCACCCCTCCGATGTGTTGGCGGGCTGGGCGCTGGGATACCTGTGGGCGTTGGCGTGGCTGCCGGTGCTCAGACGTTCCGAGGCAGCGGACGAAACACTGGCAGCGAGCGATAGCGATTCTTGA
- a CDS encoding bifunctional phosphatase PAP2/diacylglycerol kinase family protein — protein MGLGTLDRRIFDAVAESDSPFLDKVMPRLTSAADHSKLWFAIAAALTATGSPSMRRGAARGVLTLAVTSLLTNQGAKRIWKRPRPDHSMVPLLRRSRRMPTSNSLPSGHSASAAAFAVGVGLENRSLGVGLGVLAGLVGLSRVATGAHYPGDVLAGFGIGTAVALAGAAVVPTIVEPPITAGHPRHYQTEARPDGEGVILVVNPNSGSGTGARILDEVRQSLPKAEIVEVGDDEDIAEKLHEAADRAEVLAVGGGDGTVSCAAGIALQAGVPLAVFPGGTFNHFAKDIGCDTVAATVEALRTGSAAFVDTIAFNDTDTVVNTASIGAYPKFVRIREKLEKRVGKPVAGVYALFRTLRSDASVRIRYDDKTVQTSLFFLGNSLYSPSGFAPSRRVRMDDGLIDVRILETGPRFATPRILAALATGRLVHSPLYHELRVPEFSFTAVDGPTRIAHDGEVEIVCQEATFKNRYRSLPVFRPLPRNV, from the coding sequence ATGGGACTCGGAACGCTCGACCGCCGCATCTTCGACGCCGTCGCCGAGTCCGACAGTCCCTTTCTGGACAAGGTCATGCCGCGGCTGACCTCGGCGGCCGATCATTCCAAGCTCTGGTTCGCCATCGCCGCGGCGCTGACGGCGACCGGATCACCGTCGATGCGACGCGGGGCCGCGCGAGGGGTGCTGACGCTGGCGGTCACCAGCCTGCTCACCAACCAGGGCGCCAAGCGCATCTGGAAACGGCCCAGGCCCGACCACTCGATGGTGCCGCTGCTTCGTCGCTCACGCCGGATGCCGACCTCCAACTCGTTGCCCTCCGGCCATTCCGCCAGCGCGGCGGCCTTCGCCGTCGGGGTCGGACTGGAAAACCGGTCACTCGGTGTCGGGCTGGGAGTGCTGGCCGGCCTGGTCGGACTGTCCCGGGTCGCCACCGGTGCGCACTATCCCGGTGACGTGCTTGCCGGTTTCGGTATCGGGACCGCCGTGGCGCTGGCCGGTGCGGCCGTCGTGCCGACGATCGTGGAACCGCCGATCACCGCGGGGCATCCCCGCCATTACCAGACCGAGGCCCGGCCCGACGGCGAGGGCGTCATCCTTGTCGTGAACCCGAACTCGGGAAGCGGCACCGGAGCGCGCATTCTCGACGAGGTCCGACAGTCGCTGCCCAAGGCCGAGATCGTCGAGGTCGGCGACGACGAGGACATCGCCGAGAAGCTCCACGAGGCCGCCGATCGGGCCGAGGTGCTTGCCGTGGGTGGCGGTGACGGGACGGTGTCCTGCGCGGCCGGCATCGCATTGCAGGCCGGGGTACCGCTGGCGGTCTTCCCCGGTGGCACGTTCAACCACTTCGCCAAGGACATCGGGTGCGATACGGTCGCGGCCACCGTCGAGGCGCTACGCACCGGGTCGGCCGCCTTCGTCGACACCATCGCCTTCAACGACACCGACACGGTCGTCAACACCGCCAGCATCGGCGCCTACCCGAAATTCGTCCGAATCCGCGAAAAACTGGAGAAACGGGTCGGTAAGCCCGTGGCCGGCGTGTACGCGCTGTTCCGCACCCTGCGCAGCGATGCCAGCGTGCGCATCCGCTACGACGACAAGACCGTGCAGACATCATTGTTCTTCCTTGGCAATTCGCTGTACTCCCCCTCCGGCTTCGCCCCGTCGCGCCGGGTCCGGATGGACGACGGACTGATCGATGTCCGCATCCTGGAGACCGGTCCCAGGTTCGCCACCCCGCGCATCCTTGCCGCGCTGGCGACCGGCCGCCTGGTGCACAGTCCGCTCTATCACGAACTGCGTGTGCCCGAGTTCAGCTTCACCGCAGTCGACGGGCCCACCCGGATCGCCCACGACGGCGAGGTCGAGATCGTCTGCCAGGAGGCGACCTTCAAGAATCGCTATCGCTCGCTGCCAGTGTTTCGTCCGCTGCCTCGGAACGTCTGA
- a CDS encoding L,D-transpeptidase family protein, which translates to MRRLLAMACALWLACAVAPVARAAETPWFVDSVGSATQVISVVGVGPTTAKMDVWERTAAGWEPIGVGIPADIGSAGMAEDFSEGSMKTPMGIFSLDFTFGTEPNPGGGLPHVQVGPDHWWDGDEDSPTYNTMQVCKRDECPFGIEGTATENLQIPQYAHAVVMGVNKARVPGAGSAFFLHTTGGGPTAGCIAIDDDMMVKIMRWLRPGALIAVSK; encoded by the coding sequence ATGCGTCGACTGCTCGCCATGGCGTGTGCGCTCTGGCTGGCGTGCGCCGTCGCACCCGTAGCCCGTGCCGCCGAGACGCCCTGGTTCGTCGACTCGGTCGGCTCGGCCACTCAGGTGATCTCAGTGGTCGGCGTGGGTCCCACCACCGCGAAGATGGATGTCTGGGAGCGGACCGCGGCAGGCTGGGAACCGATCGGCGTCGGCATCCCCGCCGATATCGGATCGGCCGGGATGGCCGAGGACTTCAGCGAGGGCTCGATGAAGACGCCGATGGGTATCTTCTCGCTGGACTTCACCTTCGGAACCGAGCCCAACCCCGGCGGTGGGTTGCCGCACGTGCAGGTGGGCCCCGATCACTGGTGGGACGGCGATGAGGACAGCCCCACCTACAACACCATGCAGGTGTGCAAGCGCGACGAGTGCCCGTTCGGCATCGAGGGCACCGCCACCGAGAATCTGCAGATACCGCAATACGCCCATGCCGTGGTGATGGGCGTCAACAAGGCCAGGGTGCCCGGCGCGGGCAGTGCCTTCTTCCTGCACACCACCGGAGGTGGGCCGACCGCGGGCTGCATCGCCATCGACGACGACATGATGGTGAAGATCATGCGCTGGCTGCGGCCCGGTGCGCTGATCGCGGTGTCCAAGTAA
- a CDS encoding nuclear transport factor 2 family protein, with product MSGMADIARDMHDIKQVKYRYLRALDSKHWDDFAQTLVEDVRGDYGPSLGNELHFTDRDALVDFMRTSLGPTIYTEHRVDHPEITFDGPDEASATWYLQDRVIAPDFNFMLIGAAFYHDRYRRTDDGWKISATSYDRTYDATMSLEGLNFNLKPGRALNI from the coding sequence ATGTCGGGCATGGCAGACATTGCACGCGATATGCACGACATCAAGCAGGTCAAGTACCGCTACCTGCGCGCCCTGGACTCCAAGCACTGGGACGATTTCGCCCAGACGCTGGTCGAGGACGTCAGAGGTGACTACGGGCCGTCGCTGGGCAACGAGCTGCACTTCACCGACCGCGACGCCCTGGTGGACTTCATGCGCACTTCCCTGGGTCCGACGATCTACACCGAACACCGCGTCGACCACCCCGAGATCACCTTCGACGGTCCCGACGAGGCATCGGCCACCTGGTACCTGCAGGACCGCGTCATCGCACCGGACTTCAACTTCATGCTCATCGGTGCCGCGTTCTACCACGACCGCTACCGACGCACCGACGACGGCTGGAAGATCAGTGCGACCTCCTACGACCGCACCTATGACGCCACGATGTCGCTGGAGGGCCTGAACTTCAACCTGAAACCCGGTCGCGCACTCAACATCTGA